Proteins encoded in a region of the Flavobacterium sp. MDT1-60 genome:
- a CDS encoding M1 family metallopeptidase, giving the protein MKNYFGGIFIAFLVGFNANAQGLLNKSETAFTHQDSLRGSITKERSWWDLKYYHLDVKVNPAGKTITGSNTVKYTVLSEYNKMQIDLQQPMQIYKVIQDGKELKFERDGNAFFIQLTAKQKVGETKEIVISFGGKPKEAVRPPWDGGITWKKDNNGKDFIASSCQGLGASVWWPNKDHMYDEVENMLISVNVPGDLTDVSNGRLKSVKKEKDGTKTFNWYVSNPINNYGVNINIGDYVNFSEKYKGEKGELDCNYYVLRDNLAKAKEQFKDAPRMLKAFENWFGPYPFYEDSYKLVEAPYLGMEHQSSVTYGNEYKNGYLGRDLSGTGWGLKFDFIIIHESGHEWFANNITYKDIADMWIHESFTNYSESLFVEYYYGKEAGAEYVRGCRKNIQNDTPIIGHYDVNNEGSGDMYPKGANMLHTIRQIINDDAKWKSILRGLNSTFYHQTVTSKQIEEYINTQSGINFNRVFAQYLTTTQIPVFEYMFKNGTLGYHWTNCVAKFDMPVKVKINGVETWLKPTTEWQSVKTANENRTLEVDKDFYVTSSNIVE; this is encoded by the coding sequence ATGAAAAATTACTTTGGAGGCATTTTTATTGCTTTTTTGGTTGGTTTTAATGCCAATGCGCAAGGACTTCTAAATAAGTCTGAGACTGCTTTTACACATCAGGATTCTTTACGCGGAAGCATTACAAAAGAACGATCCTGGTGGGATTTAAAATATTATCATCTTGATGTAAAAGTAAATCCGGCTGGAAAAACAATTACGGGTTCAAATACGGTAAAATATACTGTTTTATCAGAATACAATAAAATGCAGATTGATTTGCAGCAACCAATGCAGATTTACAAAGTAATTCAGGATGGAAAAGAATTGAAATTTGAAAGAGATGGAAATGCATTTTTCATTCAGTTAACAGCTAAACAAAAAGTAGGCGAGACCAAAGAAATCGTAATTTCTTTTGGAGGAAAACCTAAAGAAGCCGTTAGACCACCTTGGGATGGCGGAATTACATGGAAAAAAGATAATAACGGTAAAGATTTCATCGCTTCTTCTTGTCAGGGTTTAGGTGCCAGCGTTTGGTGGCCAAACAAAGACCATATGTATGATGAAGTTGAAAATATGTTGATTAGTGTTAATGTTCCGGGAGATTTGACAGATGTGTCGAACGGAAGACTAAAAAGCGTTAAAAAAGAAAAAGACGGTACTAAAACTTTTAATTGGTATGTTTCAAACCCAATTAATAATTACGGAGTAAATATCAATATTGGAGATTACGTTAATTTCTCTGAAAAATATAAAGGAGAAAAAGGAGAATTGGATTGTAATTATTATGTTTTGCGTGATAATTTGGCTAAAGCCAAAGAACAGTTTAAAGATGCTCCAAGAATGCTAAAAGCTTTTGAGAACTGGTTTGGACCTTATCCATTCTACGAAGACAGTTACAAATTGGTTGAAGCGCCTTATTTAGGTATGGAACATCAAAGTAGTGTTACTTACGGAAATGAATATAAAAATGGTTATTTAGGTCGTGATTTAAGCGGAACTGGCTGGGGATTAAAATTTGATTTTATAATTATTCACGAATCCGGACACGAATGGTTTGCCAACAATATTACGTATAAAGATATTGCAGATATGTGGATTCATGAGAGTTTTACAAACTATTCTGAAAGTCTTTTTGTCGAATATTATTACGGAAAAGAAGCCGGAGCAGAATATGTTCGTGGATGCAGAAAAAACATTCAGAACGATACGCCAATTATTGGGCATTATGATGTAAATAACGAAGGATCAGGTGATATGTATCCAAAAGGAGCAAACATGTTGCATACAATCCGTCAAATTATAAATGATGATGCAAAATGGAAATCTATTTTAAGAGGTTTAAACAGTACTTTTTATCATCAAACAGTTACTTCTAAACAGATTGAAGAGTATATCAATACGCAATCCGGAATTAATTTCAACAGAGTTTTTGCTCAATATTTAACCACAACTCAAATTCCGGTTTTTGAATATATGTTCAAAAACGGAACTTTAGGGTACCATTGGACTAATTGCGTTGCAAAATTTGATATGCCGGTAAAAGTAAAAATAAATGGTGTTGAAACTTGGTTGAAACCAACAACAGAATGGCAATCAGTGAAAACAGCCAATGAAAACAGAACTTTAGAAGTGGATAAAGATTTTTATGTAACGAGTTCTAATATTGTGGAATAA
- a CDS encoding carbohydrate-binding family 9-like protein — protein sequence MKTISIASFLYCLCSITMYSQNIPIHKTTDKLIIDGDLSDWKTPFLGPFVIHNSDANATQNTMVSLLWNDENLYIAYNSVDSKIIGSSKKKDAQIFKTDDLVEIFIDPDGDGQNYIEIGVNAFSTNYDMLLKCISSDCGGWKTSMTFDIEGLEAVSTITSEGYTTEIKIPFSSLDKVQNGNFKKPTFGTKWKGNTFRIDYGNTTEYLAIQSYKSLKFGFHQPQEFAIFEFVD from the coding sequence ATGAAAACCATTTCAATTGCTTCTTTTTTATATTGTTTGTGCTCGATAACAATGTATTCGCAAAACATTCCGATTCATAAAACAACTGATAAATTAATTATTGATGGAGATTTATCAGATTGGAAAACACCTTTTTTGGGCCCATTTGTAATTCATAATTCTGATGCAAATGCTACTCAAAATACAATGGTTTCACTTTTGTGGAATGATGAAAACCTTTATATTGCTTATAATTCAGTCGATTCTAAAATCATTGGATCAAGTAAGAAAAAAGATGCTCAAATATTTAAAACTGATGATTTAGTGGAAATTTTTATTGATCCTGACGGGGATGGCCAAAATTACATCGAAATTGGAGTGAATGCTTTTTCAACTAATTATGATATGTTATTGAAATGCATTTCATCTGATTGTGGTGGATGGAAAACTTCAATGACTTTTGATATTGAAGGTCTTGAAGCAGTAAGTACAATTACATCTGAAGGCTATACTACCGAAATTAAAATTCCGTTTTCGAGTTTGGATAAAGTTCAAAATGGAAATTTCAAGAAGCCAACATTTGGAACAAAATGGAAAGGAAATACTTTTAGAATTGATTACGGTAATACTACCGAATATCTTGCCATACAATCTTACAAAAGCTTAAAATTTGGATTTCATCAACCACAGGAATTTGCGATTTTTGAGTTTGTGGATTAA
- the hisIE gene encoding bifunctional phosphoribosyl-AMP cyclohydrolase/phosphoribosyl-ATP diphosphatase HisIE has protein sequence MMNIDIKSSRGLIPAIIQDSETKNVLMLGYMNEESIQKTIETQKVTFYSRSKQRLWTKGEESGNFLELVDIKNDCDGDTLLIQAKPVGPTCHTGADTCWQEENKENYGFISNLEKTIATRRENADSEKSYVASLFEKGINKIAQKVGEEAVEVVIEAKDDNDDLFLSESADLLFHYLILLQAKGFQLNDVVDVLKKRQK, from the coding sequence ATAATGAATATAGATATTAAAAGCTCACGCGGATTGATTCCGGCCATAATTCAGGATTCAGAAACAAAAAATGTTTTGATGCTGGGTTATATGAATGAAGAATCGATTCAAAAGACAATAGAAACTCAAAAAGTAACTTTTTATAGCCGTTCGAAACAAAGACTTTGGACAAAAGGCGAAGAGAGTGGTAACTTTTTAGAACTTGTAGATATTAAAAATGACTGTGATGGTGATACACTTTTAATCCAGGCAAAACCAGTTGGACCAACGTGTCACACAGGCGCAGATACGTGTTGGCAGGAAGAAAATAAAGAAAATTACGGTTTCATTTCTAACTTAGAAAAAACAATTGCAACTCGTAGAGAAAATGCCGATTCTGAGAAGAGTTATGTAGCTTCATTATTCGAAAAAGGAATCAATAAAATTGCTCAAAAGGTAGGCGAAGAGGCTGTTGAAGTCGTTATTGAAGCCAAAGACGACAATGACGATTTATTCTTAAGTGAAAGTGCTGATTTATTATTTCATTATTTGATTTTACTACAAGCAAAAGGCTTTCAATTGAATGATGTTGTTGATGTTTTGAAGAAACGTCAAAAGTAA
- the hisF gene encoding imidazole glycerol phosphate synthase subunit HisF, which translates to MLAKRIIPCLDIKNGRTVKGVNFVDLRDAGDPVELAEIYSAEGADELVFLDISATEERRKTLVNMVRSVAEKINIPFTVGGGISSVEDVEILLNNGADKVSINSSAVKNPQLINDLAQKFGSQCVVVAIDAKQINGQWIVHLVGGKVPTELNLFDWAIEVAERGAGEILFTSMDNDGTKNGFANEALAKLSELINIPIIASGGAGNIQHFVDSFKKGKADAALAASVFHFKEIEIKALKEELRKNDIEVRL; encoded by the coding sequence ATGTTAGCAAAAAGAATCATCCCCTGTTTGGATATAAAAAACGGAAGAACCGTAAAAGGCGTTAACTTTGTTGACTTGCGCGATGCTGGTGATCCGGTAGAATTGGCGGAAATTTATTCAGCAGAAGGTGCGGACGAATTGGTTTTTCTGGATATTTCGGCTACTGAAGAACGTCGTAAAACGTTGGTCAATATGGTGCGAAGTGTTGCGGAAAAAATCAACATTCCGTTTACAGTTGGTGGTGGAATTTCATCTGTAGAAGATGTTGAAATTCTTTTGAATAATGGCGCTGATAAAGTTTCGATTAATTCATCGGCAGTTAAAAATCCACAGTTGATTAATGATTTGGCTCAGAAATTTGGAAGCCAATGTGTTGTGGTTGCTATTGATGCCAAACAAATCAACGGACAATGGATCGTACATTTGGTTGGTGGAAAAGTACCCACAGAACTAAATTTATTCGATTGGGCTATAGAAGTTGCTGAACGTGGGGCAGGCGAAATCTTATTCACATCAATGGATAATGACGGAACTAAAAATGGTTTTGCAAACGAAGCTTTAGCAAAATTATCTGAATTAATCAATATTCCAATTATTGCTTCAGGCGGAGCGGGAAACATTCAGCATTTTGTAGATTCATTCAAAAAAGGAAAAGCAGATGCAGCTTTAGCAGCCAGTGTTTTTCACTTTAAAGAGATTGAGATAAAAGCTTTGAAAGAGGAATTGCGAAAAAATGATATTGAGGTTAGACTTTAA
- a CDS encoding NIPSNAP family protein, translating into MITCHLKYVIDPYQLEAFEDYGKRWIKIVNRLGGKHHGYFMPSEGANNIAYALFSFPSLSDYENYRKKMFSKDDQECVEAFKIAENTRCIISYERTFLSPVFE; encoded by the coding sequence ATGATAACTTGTCACTTAAAATACGTTATAGATCCTTATCAATTAGAGGCATTTGAAGATTACGGTAAAAGGTGGATTAAAATAGTAAATCGTTTAGGAGGCAAACATCATGGTTATTTTATGCCTTCGGAAGGAGCAAATAATATAGCCTATGCTTTATTTTCATTTCCAAGTCTATCAGATTATGAAAATTATAGAAAAAAAATGTTTTCAAAAGACGATCAGGAGTGTGTAGAAGCTTTTAAAATTGCTGAAAACACAAGATGCATTATAAGTTACGAAAGAACCTTTTTGAGTCCTGTATTCGAGTAG
- the hisA gene encoding 1-(5-phosphoribosyl)-5-[(5-phosphoribosylamino)methylideneamino]imidazole-4-carboxamide isomerase yields the protein MRIIPAIDIIDGKCVRLSKGDYDTKIIYNENPLEVAKSFEAHGIEYLHLVDLDGAKSSKIVNYKILEQIATQTSLQIDFGGGLKSDEDLKIAFESGANQITGGSIAIKNRAIFEKWISEYGSDKIILGADAKDEKVAISGWLEDSDEDLIPFIQEYQMKGIQYVICTDIAKDGMLEGPSFDLYKKILDEANGVKLIASGGISTFDELPKLAELGCEGTIIGKAIYEGRITLKQLENYIIRK from the coding sequence ATGAGAATAATACCAGCCATAGATATCATTGACGGAAAATGTGTTCGTTTGTCAAAAGGCGATTACGATACCAAGATAATTTACAATGAAAATCCGCTAGAAGTGGCGAAATCATTTGAAGCGCACGGAATTGAGTATTTACATTTAGTAGACTTAGACGGTGCAAAATCGAGTAAAATTGTCAATTATAAAATTCTGGAGCAAATTGCGACACAAACGAGTTTGCAAATTGATTTTGGAGGTGGTTTAAAATCAGATGAAGATTTAAAAATTGCTTTTGAAAGTGGTGCAAATCAAATAACTGGCGGAAGTATTGCGATTAAAAACAGGGCAATCTTCGAAAAATGGATTTCAGAATATGGCTCTGATAAAATCATTTTAGGCGCTGACGCCAAAGACGAAAAAGTTGCGATTTCAGGTTGGTTAGAAGATTCTGATGAAGATTTGATTCCGTTTATTCAGGAATATCAAATGAAAGGAATTCAATATGTTATTTGTACAGATATAGCCAAAGATGGAATGCTTGAAGGCCCAAGTTTTGATTTATATAAGAAAATTTTAGATGAAGCAAATGGAGTAAAACTTATTGCTTCAGGTGGAATCTCGACTTTTGATGAATTGCCAAAATTAGCTGAATTAGGTTGCGAGGGAACGATAATCGGAAAAGCCATCTATGAAGGTAGAATTACGTTGAAACAGTTAGAGAACTACATAATTAGAAAATGA
- the hisH gene encoding imidazole glycerol phosphate synthase subunit HisH: MKIVIINYGAGNIQSIMFAIERLGFKAVLSNNPEEIKQADKVIFPGVGEASSAMKKLKESGLDNLIPTLRQPVLGICLGMQLMCKSSEEGNTKGLGIFDVDVIKFTSKVKVPQMGWNQIYDLKSDLFKGIPENEFMYLVHSFYAPNCIEAIATTDYELEYASALQKDNFYGTQFHPEKSGAVGEKILENFLKLNSNI; this comes from the coding sequence ATGAAAATAGTAATTATAAATTACGGAGCAGGAAATATTCAGAGCATAATGTTTGCTATTGAGAGGCTTGGTTTTAAAGCTGTTTTGAGTAATAATCCGGAAGAAATTAAGCAGGCTGATAAAGTGATTTTTCCTGGTGTGGGTGAAGCAAGTTCGGCTATGAAAAAACTGAAGGAAAGCGGTTTGGATAATTTGATTCCGACATTGAGACAGCCGGTTTTAGGTATTTGTCTGGGAATGCAATTGATGTGCAAATCATCTGAAGAAGGAAATACCAAAGGTTTGGGGATTTTTGATGTTGATGTGATTAAATTTACTTCGAAAGTAAAAGTACCACAAATGGGATGGAATCAGATTTACGATTTAAAATCAGATTTATTTAAAGGTATTCCGGAAAATGAATTTATGTATTTGGTACATAGTTTTTATGCTCCAAACTGCATTGAAGCTATTGCAACAACGGATTATGAGTTAGAATATGCATCGGCATTGCAAAAAGATAATTTTTATGGAACTCAGTTCCATCCGGAGAAAAGCGGAGCTGTTGGAGAGAAAATATTAGAGAATTTTTTGAAATTAAATTCCAATATCTAG
- the hisB gene encoding bifunctional histidinol-phosphatase/imidazoleglycerol-phosphate dehydratase HisB, with the protein MKKVLFIDRDGTIVLEPENLQLDSLDKLEFYPKAFQYLAKIANELDYELAMVTNQDGLGTDSFPEDTFWPTQNFILKAFKNEGVLFDAIFVDRSFPEDNAPTRKPRTGMLTKYLNNSEYDLANSFVLGDRLTDVELAKNLGAKAIYMNMTDGIGSNEISSKREELDDTIILQTTDWKTIYEFLKLEARSASIKRKTHETDIFINVNLDGTGKSKIDTGIAFFDHMLDQISRHGQMDLEILVKGDLEVDEHHTIEDTAIALGEVFAKALGNKLGIERYGFCLPMDDCLAQVAIDFGGRNWLVWETEFKREMVGKMPTEMFYHFFKSFSDGAKANINIKAEGINEHHKIEAIFKAFAKAIKVAVKRDTEKMILPSTKGML; encoded by the coding sequence ATGAAAAAAGTACTTTTTATCGATCGTGACGGAACGATTGTTTTAGAACCTGAAAATTTACAGTTGGATAGCCTGGATAAATTAGAATTTTACCCAAAAGCTTTTCAATATTTGGCTAAAATTGCCAATGAATTAGATTACGAATTGGCAATGGTTACGAATCAGGACGGATTGGGAACGGATAGTTTTCCGGAAGATACGTTTTGGCCAACACAGAATTTTATTTTAAAAGCCTTTAAAAATGAAGGGGTTTTGTTTGATGCTATTTTTGTTGACAGATCTTTTCCTGAAGACAATGCACCAACACGCAAGCCACGAACCGGAATGCTGACAAAATATTTGAATAACTCTGAATATGATTTAGCCAATTCTTTTGTTTTAGGAGATCGTTTGACGGATGTTGAATTAGCAAAAAACCTGGGTGCTAAAGCGATTTACATGAATATGACAGACGGAATTGGAAGCAATGAAATTTCGTCTAAACGTGAAGAATTGGATGATACAATTATCCTGCAAACAACGGACTGGAAAACAATTTATGAGTTTTTGAAATTGGAGGCACGTTCGGCATCGATTAAGCGTAAAACACATGAGACCGATATCTTCATTAATGTAAATTTAGATGGAACCGGGAAAAGCAAAATAGATACAGGTATCGCATTTTTCGATCATATGTTAGATCAAATTTCTCGTCACGGTCAAATGGACTTGGAAATACTCGTAAAAGGCGATCTTGAAGTTGATGAGCATCATACAATTGAAGATACTGCAATTGCTCTGGGAGAAGTTTTTGCAAAAGCATTAGGAAATAAATTAGGAATCGAGCGCTATGGTTTCTGTTTGCCAATGGATGATTGTCTGGCGCAAGTGGCAATTGATTTCGGCGGAAGAAACTGGTTAGTTTGGGAAACCGAATTTAAACGTGAAATGGTGGGTAAAATGCCAACGGAAATGTTTTATCATTTCTTTAAGTCATTCTCTGACGGAGCCAAAGCTAATATTAACATTAAAGCGGAAGGAATCAATGAGCACCACAAAATTGAAGCGATTTTTAAAGCTTTCGCAAAAGCTATAAAAGTAGCAGTGAAAAGAGATACTGAAAAAATGATTTTACCTTCAACGAAAGGAATGTTGTAA